A genomic window from Agreia sp. COWG includes:
- the treY gene encoding malto-oligosyltrehalose synthase: protein MKAPLSTYRLQVSKDFTLDAAAELVDYLADLGADWVYLSPILEAEPGSNHGYDVIDHSRVDPERGGPDGLERLAEAAHSRGLGVLVDIVPNHVGVATAPLSLWWWELLKHGRGSRHAEAFDVDWDFGHGKVRLPVLGDDSLDALELAVGSDGDKELRYYDNRFPVAPGTADDGADAATVHSRQHYELMNWRRADAELNYRRFFAVTTLAGVKVETPWVFAESHAEIGRWFTEGLADGLRVDHPDGLADPQDYLEHLAELTGGSYVLVEKILEGRELLPTSWKTAGTTGYDALGDIDRVLVDATGEQYLNAALGLADAESAHENWLALIHDTKRAIADGILRSEVLRIQRDLDRGDALADEALRGSPAIADAIAEMLACFPVYRSYLPGGLEALQASATLAARHRPDLSDEIAVLLAALSHPSNAGAIRFQQTSGMVMAKGVEDTAFYRWNRLVSLNEVGGEPAEFSIDAAEFHARQAQRLAAIPLTMTTLSTHDTKRGEDVRARIDVLSEIPHAWFETLQGLRESAPIGDEEFDSLLWQTAVGAWPIERERLHAYAEKAVREAGSSTSWNNQDDAFEKGMHTAIDAAYDDPRTHELIDSLAARIRPAGWSNSLTAKLVQLTMVGVPDVYQGTELWDNSLVDPDNRRPVDFDERRRLLEVLDTGALPEVDETGAAKLLVTSRALRLKHEHPELFTGYAPLSAHGDSASHVLAFDRGGAITVATRLPWSLSQAEGWGSTQIDIERDSVDVLTGRSFEAGPVSVSELLHHLPVALLAAVNQEVSE, encoded by the coding sequence ATGAAGGCACCGCTTTCCACCTACCGGCTACAGGTATCGAAGGACTTCACCCTCGATGCGGCGGCCGAGCTGGTCGACTACCTCGCCGACCTCGGAGCCGACTGGGTGTACCTCTCGCCGATCCTCGAGGCGGAGCCGGGGAGCAATCACGGTTACGACGTGATCGATCACAGCCGCGTCGACCCCGAGCGCGGCGGGCCGGACGGTCTGGAGAGGCTGGCGGAGGCCGCCCACTCGCGCGGGCTTGGCGTGCTCGTCGACATCGTGCCGAACCACGTCGGAGTCGCCACCGCACCGCTGAGCCTCTGGTGGTGGGAGCTGCTTAAGCACGGTCGCGGATCGCGACACGCCGAGGCGTTCGACGTGGACTGGGACTTCGGCCACGGCAAGGTGCGCCTGCCCGTTCTCGGCGACGACTCGCTCGACGCACTCGAGCTCGCCGTGGGTTCCGACGGCGACAAAGAACTGCGCTACTACGACAACCGCTTTCCCGTCGCACCGGGCACGGCCGACGACGGCGCCGACGCGGCGACGGTGCACTCGCGCCAGCACTACGAGCTCATGAACTGGCGAAGGGCCGACGCGGAGCTGAACTACCGCCGCTTCTTCGCCGTGACCACGCTCGCCGGTGTCAAGGTGGAGACCCCCTGGGTCTTCGCCGAGTCGCACGCCGAGATCGGTCGCTGGTTCACCGAGGGGCTCGCAGACGGGCTGCGCGTCGATCACCCCGACGGACTGGCCGACCCCCAGGACTATCTCGAACACCTGGCCGAGCTCACGGGCGGCTCCTACGTTCTCGTCGAGAAGATCCTCGAGGGCCGCGAGCTGCTTCCGACCTCGTGGAAGACGGCCGGGACGACCGGCTACGACGCGCTGGGCGACATCGACCGCGTGCTGGTGGATGCCACGGGTGAGCAGTACCTGAACGCCGCGCTGGGCCTCGCCGACGCCGAGAGCGCGCACGAGAACTGGCTGGCCCTGATCCACGACACGAAGCGTGCGATCGCGGACGGAATCCTGCGTTCCGAGGTGCTGCGCATCCAGCGCGACCTCGACAGGGGTGACGCCCTGGCCGACGAGGCGCTCCGCGGCTCCCCCGCCATCGCCGATGCCATCGCCGAGATGCTGGCCTGCTTCCCCGTCTACCGCTCGTACCTTCCCGGCGGCCTCGAGGCGCTGCAGGCTTCTGCCACCCTCGCCGCCCGGCACCGTCCCGATCTGTCCGACGAGATCGCCGTGCTCCTGGCCGCCCTGTCGCATCCGAGCAACGCCGGCGCCATCCGCTTTCAGCAGACCTCGGGCATGGTCATGGCCAAGGGCGTCGAAGACACCGCCTTCTACCGCTGGAACCGGCTCGTCTCGCTGAACGAAGTGGGCGGAGAGCCCGCGGAGTTCTCGATCGATGCCGCGGAGTTCCACGCCAGGCAGGCGCAGCGACTCGCCGCCATCCCCCTCACCATGACCACCCTCTCGACGCACGACACGAAGCGTGGCGAAGACGTGCGCGCACGCATCGACGTGCTGAGCGAGATTCCGCACGCCTGGTTCGAGACTCTCCAGGGCCTGCGTGAGAGCGCGCCGATCGGCGACGAGGAGTTCGACTCGTTGCTCTGGCAGACCGCCGTCGGCGCCTGGCCCATCGAGCGGGAGCGCCTGCACGCCTACGCGGAGAAGGCGGTGCGCGAGGCCGGCTCGTCGACGTCGTGGAACAACCAGGACGACGCCTTCGAGAAGGGGATGCACACCGCCATCGACGCCGCGTACGACGATCCACGCACCCACGAACTGATCGACTCGCTCGCTGCGCGCATCCGGCCCGCGGGATGGTCGAACTCGCTCACCGCGAAGCTCGTTCAGCTGACGATGGTGGGCGTTCCCGACGTGTACCAGGGCACCGAGCTGTGGGACAACTCGCTCGTCGACCCCGACAACCGACGCCCCGTCGACTTCGACGAACGCCGCCGCCTGCTCGAGGTTCTCGACACCGGCGCGCTGCCCGAGGTCGACGAGACCGGCGCCGCCAAGCTGCTCGTGACGAGCCGCGCCCTCAGGCTCAAGCACGAGCATCCGGAACTGTTCACAGGCTACGCACCGCTGTCTGCCCACGGCGACTCCGCGAGCCACGTGCTCGCTTTCGATCGTGGCGGCGCCATCACCGTGGCCACGCGGCTGCCGTGGTCGCTGTCACAGGCCGAGGGGTGGGGGTCCACCCAGATCGACATCGAGCGCGACAGCGTCGACGTTCTCACCGGGCGCTCGTTCGAGGCCGGCCCGGTCTCCGTGTCAGAGCTGCTGCATCACCTGCCCGTGGCCCTGCTGGCCGCCGTCAACCAGGAGGTCTCCGAATGA
- a CDS encoding spore germination protein GerW family protein, whose translation MTNIAVKLAETVRSFGVGAVYGDPVEIEGQTLVPVAISWFGFGGGGSDEANDGMAGGGGGGASIPVGAYVTQENGRVAFEPNLISLLAVSIPTIWVTGKAFAKIIRALKK comes from the coding sequence ATGACAAACATCGCCGTGAAGCTCGCAGAGACCGTTCGATCATTCGGAGTGGGCGCCGTCTACGGCGACCCGGTCGAGATCGAGGGCCAGACCCTCGTGCCGGTCGCCATCAGCTGGTTCGGCTTCGGCGGGGGCGGTTCCGACGAGGCGAACGACGGCATGGCCGGCGGTGGTGGTGGCGGGGCCTCGATTCCGGTGGGAGCGTATGTCACGCAGGAGAACGGTCGGGTCGCGTTCGAGCCGAACCTCATCTCGCTCCTGGCGGTCTCCATCCCCACCATCTGGGTCACGGGCAAGGCCTTCGCCAAGATCATCAGGGCCCTCAAGAAGTAG
- the glgX gene encoding glycogen debranching protein GlgX yields the protein MESWPGSAYPLGATFDGSGTNFAIFSEAAERVVLCLFGEKGAETRVELTEVDAYVWHCYLPQVQPGQRYGYRVYGAYDPENGSRFNPNKLLLDPYAKATSGTIDWDQSLFSYNFGDPDSRNDEDSAKHMMTGVVINPFFDWSGDRILDIPYNETVIYEAHVKGLTQLHPDVPRDQRGTYAGVAHPAVIEHLKKLGVTAIELMPVHQFVQDSTLLEKGLSNYWGYNTIGFFAPQSNYSSAGERGQQVQEFKGMVKSLHAAGIEVILDVVYNHTAEGNHLGPTISFRGIDNAAYYRLMDDDKRYYMDYTGTGNTLNVRHPHSLQLIMDSLRYWATEMHVDGFRFDLASALAREFYDVDKLSTFFELVQQDPVISQVKLIAEPWDVGPGGYQVGNFPAQWTEWNGKYRDTVRDFWRGEPASLGEFASRFTGSADLYEHSGRRPVASINFVTAHDGFTIRDLVSYNEKHNEANGENNNDGESHNRSWNSGVEGPTNDPEILELRARQQRNFLATLLLSQGVPMLLHGDEIGRTQQGNNNTYAQDSEISWVHWDHADIPLNEFTAAVTRLRKEHPTFRRSRFFDGRPVRRGKGEPLPDIVWLNADAREMEPEEWDSPLSRSVGVFLNGQGIRGRDARGQRITDVNFLVYFNAEPEDVDFVLPPGEYSQSWDVVIDSAGQAADGPLRSANETMCVLAKSLVVLRAHQAPVTEADHSVAASLTAMTGTIETIPLTKPSNG from the coding sequence ATGGAAAGCTGGCCTGGATCGGCCTACCCGCTCGGCGCGACCTTCGATGGAAGTGGCACGAACTTCGCCATCTTCAGCGAGGCCGCAGAAAGGGTCGTGCTCTGCCTGTTCGGTGAGAAGGGCGCGGAGACCCGTGTCGAGCTCACTGAAGTGGATGCCTACGTCTGGCACTGCTACCTGCCCCAGGTTCAGCCGGGTCAGCGCTACGGCTACCGCGTGTACGGCGCGTACGACCCCGAGAACGGCAGCAGGTTCAACCCGAACAAGCTGCTTCTCGACCCCTACGCGAAAGCGACGAGCGGAACCATCGACTGGGACCAGTCGCTGTTCTCGTACAACTTCGGTGATCCGGATTCGCGTAACGACGAGGACTCCGCCAAGCACATGATGACCGGTGTCGTCATCAACCCGTTCTTCGACTGGTCCGGCGATCGCATCCTCGACATCCCCTACAACGAGACCGTCATCTACGAGGCCCATGTGAAGGGGCTCACCCAGCTGCACCCCGACGTGCCGCGCGACCAGCGCGGTACCTACGCGGGTGTCGCGCATCCGGCCGTCATCGAACACCTCAAGAAGCTGGGCGTCACGGCCATAGAACTGATGCCGGTGCACCAGTTCGTGCAGGACAGCACGCTGCTCGAGAAGGGCCTGTCGAACTACTGGGGCTACAACACCATCGGCTTCTTCGCGCCGCAGTCGAACTACTCGTCGGCCGGTGAACGAGGCCAGCAGGTGCAGGAGTTCAAGGGCATGGTGAAGTCGCTGCATGCGGCCGGCATCGAGGTGATTCTCGATGTGGTGTACAACCACACCGCAGAGGGAAACCACCTGGGCCCGACCATCTCGTTCCGAGGCATCGACAACGCGGCCTACTACCGGCTCATGGACGATGACAAGCGCTACTACATGGACTACACGGGTACCGGCAACACGTTGAACGTCCGCCACCCGCACTCCCTGCAGCTCATCATGGACTCGCTGCGCTACTGGGCCACCGAGATGCACGTCGACGGCTTCCGCTTCGACCTCGCCTCGGCGCTGGCCCGCGAGTTCTACGACGTCGACAAGCTCTCCACGTTCTTCGAGCTCGTGCAGCAGGATCCGGTGATCTCGCAGGTCAAGCTCATCGCGGAGCCCTGGGACGTCGGCCCGGGCGGCTACCAGGTCGGCAACTTCCCCGCCCAGTGGACGGAGTGGAACGGCAAGTACCGCGACACGGTGCGCGACTTCTGGCGCGGCGAGCCCGCGAGCCTCGGCGAGTTCGCCTCGCGGTTCACGGGTTCGGCAGACCTGTACGAGCACTCGGGTCGCCGACCCGTGGCCTCGATCAACTTCGTCACCGCCCACGACGGCTTCACTATCCGCGACCTCGTGTCGTACAACGAGAAGCACAACGAGGCGAACGGCGAAAACAACAACGACGGCGAATCGCACAACCGCTCCTGGAACTCGGGCGTCGAGGGCCCCACGAACGATCCGGAGATCCTCGAGCTGCGGGCCCGCCAGCAGCGCAACTTCCTGGCCACGTTGCTGCTCTCGCAGGGTGTGCCCATGCTGCTGCACGGCGACGAGATCGGCCGCACGCAGCAGGGCAACAACAACACCTACGCGCAGGACTCCGAGATCAGCTGGGTGCATTGGGACCACGCCGACATTCCGCTGAACGAGTTCACGGCCGCCGTGACCCGCCTGCGCAAGGAGCACCCCACCTTCCGACGCAGTCGCTTCTTCGACGGCCGTCCCGTGCGTCGAGGCAAGGGCGAGCCGCTGCCCGACATCGTGTGGCTGAACGCCGACGCCCGCGAGATGGAGCCGGAGGAATGGGATTCCCCGCTCAGCCGCTCGGTCGGTGTCTTCCTGAACGGCCAGGGAATCCGCGGCCGTGATGCGCGCGGCCAGCGCATCACCGACGTGAACTTTCTCGTGTACTTCAACGCGGAGCCCGAGGACGTGGACTTCGTGCTGCCCCCCGGTGAGTATTCGCAGTCGTGGGACGTCGTCATCGACTCCGCCGGGCAGGCGGCCGATGGCCCCTTGCGTAGCGCGAACGAGACGATGTGTGTGCTGGCGAAGTCGCTGGTCGTGCTGCGTGCGCACCAGGCGCCCGTCACCGAGGCCGACCACTCCGTTGCAGCCTCGCTGACCGCGATGACCGGAACGATCGAGACCATCCCCCTGACCAAGCCGTCCAACGGCTAG
- a CDS encoding ECF transporter S component, whose protein sequence is MHATTETSSPSTISTASGRGSRYNWRVVDIVVASVIGVAAGIVFWMWDQAYTPLSAPLTPLLPGLQALVGGGWLFAGVLGGLIIRKPGAALFTELVAAAVSALIGTQWGPLTLLSGLVQGLGAEIVFALFLYANYRAYVAILAGMGAGVALAVNDLINWYPGSTPQFAIVYTVSSMISGALLAGVLSWLALRGLAKTGALSRFASGRAVQARV, encoded by the coding sequence GTGCACGCAACAACCGAAACATCCTCTCCGTCCACGATCTCCACGGCGTCCGGTCGCGGCTCGCGCTACAACTGGCGCGTCGTCGACATCGTGGTGGCCAGCGTCATCGGCGTGGCCGCCGGCATCGTCTTCTGGATGTGGGACCAGGCATACACGCCGCTCTCCGCCCCGCTGACGCCCCTCCTTCCCGGGTTGCAGGCCCTCGTCGGCGGCGGCTGGCTCTTCGCCGGCGTTCTCGGCGGGCTCATCATCCGCAAGCCCGGGGCGGCCCTTTTCACCGAACTCGTCGCGGCCGCGGTCTCGGCGCTGATCGGAACCCAGTGGGGTCCGTTGACCCTGCTCTCCGGCCTGGTCCAGGGGCTCGGCGCAGAGATCGTCTTCGCGCTGTTCCTGTACGCGAACTACCGCGCCTACGTCGCTATTCTCGCGGGTATGGGGGCGGGCGTGGCCCTGGCGGTCAACGACCTCATCAACTGGTACCCCGGTTCGACGCCGCAGTTCGCGATCGTGTACACGGTCTCGTCCATGATCTCCGGCGCCCTGTTGGCCGGTGTGTTGTCGTGGCTCGCCCTCCGAGGCCTGGCCAAGACGGGGGCCCTCTCCCGATTCGCCTCGGGACGGGCCGTTCAGGCACGGGTCTGA
- a CDS encoding LLM class F420-dependent oxidoreductase has protein sequence MDLRIFTEPQQGASYDDLLRIAQATERLGFDAFFRSDHYLRMGDDPAAGLPGPTDAWTTLAGLARETERIRLGTLVSSVTYRHPGVLAIQVAQVDAMSGGRVELGLGTGWFEEEHRAYGIPFPSKRFGLLEEQLEVITGLWGTPIGETYSFEGEHYTLDNSPALPKPVQHPMPVIVGGSGPTRTPKIAARFATEFNVPFAEFADVPARFRAVREACERIGRNPDELVYSAAFVAAVGADDVELDRRAAAIGREPAELREHGLAGSPAQVVDRIGALREDGVERLYLQILDIHDLDHLELIAAEVATQLD, from the coding sequence GTGGACCTACGAATCTTCACCGAGCCCCAGCAGGGCGCAAGCTACGACGACCTCTTGAGAATCGCCCAGGCGACCGAACGACTCGGCTTCGATGCGTTCTTCCGTTCCGACCATTACCTACGCATGGGCGACGACCCGGCAGCAGGGCTTCCCGGGCCGACCGACGCATGGACGACGCTGGCCGGCCTCGCCCGCGAGACCGAGCGCATCCGGCTGGGGACGCTCGTGTCGAGCGTCACCTATCGCCACCCCGGCGTCCTGGCCATCCAGGTCGCCCAGGTCGACGCCATGTCGGGTGGAAGGGTCGAGCTCGGCCTCGGCACGGGATGGTTCGAAGAAGAGCACCGCGCGTACGGCATCCCGTTTCCGAGTAAGCGATTCGGGCTGCTCGAGGAACAGCTCGAGGTCATCACCGGGCTCTGGGGTACTCCGATCGGCGAGACGTATTCCTTCGAGGGCGAGCATTACACCCTCGACAATTCGCCCGCGCTCCCGAAACCCGTGCAGCACCCGATGCCCGTGATCGTGGGAGGCAGCGGGCCCACCCGCACCCCCAAGATCGCGGCACGATTCGCCACCGAGTTCAACGTGCCCTTCGCCGAGTTCGCCGACGTTCCCGCGCGGTTCCGCGCGGTGAGGGAGGCCTGCGAGCGGATCGGGCGCAACCCCGACGAGCTGGTCTACTCGGCCGCGTTCGTCGCCGCGGTCGGTGCCGACGACGTCGAGCTCGACCGCCGCGCCGCCGCCATCGGACGCGAGCCCGCAGAACTCCGCGAGCATGGCCTGGCCGGAAGCCCCGCGCAGGTCGTCGACCGCATCGGCGCCCTCCGTGAAGACGGTGTCGAGCGCCTGTACCTGCAGATCCTCGATATTCACGACCTCGACCACCTCGAGCTGATCGCCGCAGAGGTGGCGACCCAGCTCGACTGA
- the treZ gene encoding malto-oligosyltrehalose trehalohydrolase — MTVRNIFDVWAPRATKVELQAAGTTFAMTRGHDDWWSVSGAAPAGEVDYGYIVTSADGERVGPLPDPRSRRQPEGVHGLSRTVDPSTYSWRDGSWAGRQLAGGVIYELHIGTFTPEGTLDSAIERLDHLVSLGVDFVEVMPVNAFNGTHNWGYDGVLWFAVQETYGGPDAYRRLVDACHERGLGVIQDVVYNHLGPSGNYLGSYGPYEHEAAGTTWGNAINLDGHGSTEVRRFVLDNARMWFDEYHVDGLRLDAVHALHDESSRHLLAELGAETDAWSAFVGRPLSLIAESDLNDPVMFTARDSNGYGLAGQWSDDFHHSVHVALTREVSGYYSDFEPLEALAKTLTSGFFHDGTWSSFRGRHHGRAIDTKNALTWRLVVANQNHDQIGNRAIGDRLTASLDGGQLAIAAALTLLGPFTPMLFMGEEWGASTPFQFFTSHPEPELGTATAEGRIAEFARMGWDESNVPNPQDLSTFTNSKLDWAEPASAGSEHARLLEFYRALTALRKSVPEFTDPRWPQLSVEFSEESRWLEFARGDVRVLVNLADAPLAAPSALVDDADVLLEWSPRGDSSRIEPHSVTVYRPKA, encoded by the coding sequence ATGACCGTTCGCAACATATTCGACGTGTGGGCGCCTCGCGCCACGAAAGTAGAGCTGCAGGCGGCGGGAACGACGTTCGCGATGACCCGTGGCCACGACGACTGGTGGAGCGTCTCCGGCGCCGCGCCCGCCGGCGAGGTGGATTACGGTTACATCGTCACCTCGGCCGACGGCGAGAGAGTTGGCCCGCTGCCCGATCCGCGTTCGCGTCGCCAGCCCGAGGGCGTACACGGCCTGTCGCGCACCGTCGACCCCTCGACGTACAGCTGGAGGGACGGCTCGTGGGCCGGCCGACAGCTCGCGGGGGGCGTCATCTACGAGCTCCACATCGGCACCTTCACGCCAGAGGGCACCCTCGACTCTGCCATCGAGCGCCTCGACCACCTCGTGTCGCTCGGCGTCGACTTCGTCGAGGTCATGCCGGTCAACGCCTTCAACGGCACCCACAATTGGGGGTACGACGGGGTGCTGTGGTTCGCCGTCCAAGAGACGTACGGGGGGCCGGATGCCTACCGGCGCCTCGTCGACGCCTGTCACGAACGCGGCCTCGGCGTCATTCAAGACGTGGTCTACAACCACCTCGGCCCGAGCGGCAACTACCTCGGCAGCTACGGGCCTTACGAGCACGAAGCGGCCGGCACCACCTGGGGCAACGCGATCAACCTCGACGGCCACGGCTCGACCGAGGTGCGTCGCTTCGTTCTCGACAACGCGCGCATGTGGTTCGACGAGTACCACGTCGACGGGCTGCGGCTCGATGCCGTGCACGCGCTGCACGACGAGAGCTCTCGCCACCTGCTCGCAGAGCTCGGCGCCGAGACCGACGCCTGGTCGGCGTTCGTCGGTCGGCCACTGAGCCTCATCGCGGAATCCGATCTGAATGACCCCGTGATGTTCACCGCCCGCGACAGCAACGGCTACGGGCTCGCCGGGCAGTGGAGCGACGACTTCCACCACTCGGTGCACGTCGCGCTCACTCGCGAGGTGTCGGGTTACTACTCCGACTTCGAGCCGCTCGAGGCGCTGGCCAAGACGCTCACCTCCGGCTTCTTCCACGACGGCACCTGGTCGAGCTTCCGCGGTCGTCATCACGGCAGGGCCATCGACACGAAGAACGCGCTCACCTGGCGTCTCGTCGTCGCGAACCAGAACCATGACCAGATCGGCAATCGCGCCATCGGCGATCGCCTGACCGCATCGCTCGACGGCGGCCAGCTGGCCATTGCGGCGGCATTGACATTGCTCGGACCGTTCACGCCCATGCTGTTCATGGGAGAGGAGTGGGGTGCCTCGACCCCGTTCCAGTTCTTCACCTCACACCCGGAGCCGGAGCTCGGCACCGCCACCGCCGAGGGGCGCATCGCCGAGTTCGCCCGCATGGGCTGGGACGAGTCGAACGTGCCGAACCCGCAGGATCTTTCGACGTTCACCAACTCGAAGCTCGACTGGGCCGAACCCGCCTCGGCGGGTTCGGAGCACGCCCGTCTCCTCGAGTTCTACCGCGCGCTGACGGCACTTCGAAAGAGCGTGCCGGAGTTCACCGATCCGCGCTGGCCGCAGCTCTCCGTGGAGTTCTCCGAGGAGTCGCGCTGGCTCGAGTTCGCGCGCGGCGACGTGCGGGTGCTCGTGAACCTGGCGGATGCACCGCTGGCCGCTCCCTCTGCGCTTGTCGACGACGCCGACGTGCTGCTGGAGTGGAGCCCGCGCGGCGACTCTTCCCGTATCGAGCCGCATTCGGTGACGGTGTACCGCCCGAAGGCCTGA